In the genome of Candidatus Electrothrix rattekaaiensis, the window GACGGATGGAACGGCGGTGGTGGATGGCGGGGTTGTATGACATGGGTTATTCGATATTCCGGGGCGGTGTAGGGGTTGGGTCGGCGTGTAAGGGCGGTTCGCGAACCGCCCCTACGATGTCTGGGTTGTAGGGGCAGGCCCCTGTGCCTGCCCTGGTGGAACATACCGGGATGGCGGATGAACAGGGCGGACACGGGGATCCGCCCCTACCGAATTCCGAATAATCACCCCGGCCCGTGCATTATCGTCATTACGCAGACACGTAGGTCTTGATTGAGTACAACGAAATCAGACAATCCGAGCAAAGAACCGGCTGCTTTCGTTGCACTCAAGCGGATCTACTCGGCTTTGGTGGCCGGGCAATTCGAGCAGAATAAACGTGCTACGTCCCCTATTTCCATCGTAATTGCGCAGACGGATGGAACGGCGGTCTTAGATTATCGGGCGGTTCCGAAAAACGTACGTCGCCTATTCGTCCCCTTCTTGACAAAATTAACCGAAAGCAGTACTGTAAAACAGTACAACTTTATTTTTATCTTGATTTCTGCTTGGAGGGAAGGGGCATGAGAGAAACGACAGCAAACCGATTTCGGCAGCGTTTAAAGCCGGAAGTTGATCGGTGTATTGCCGATCATGAGGCATTACGGGTTACCCGGCGCAACGGGGAAAATTTTATCGTGCTCGGCGAAGAGGACTGGTATGCAATGGCGGAAACAGTGTATCTTAACCAAGTCCCCGGCCTGGCAGAGAGTATTCAGGACGCGGCCCGCGAACCGCTTGAGAACGGAACTCCGCTTGAGGAACTTGAGTGGTGAAATGGAAGGTTATTTTATCCAGCCAGGCGGTCAAAGATACAAAAAAGCTGCGCCGTGCCGGGTTGCGTCCCAAGGCGGAATTCCTTTTACAGCTCCTGCAGGAGGATCCTTTTATCCGCTATCCGGCATACAAAAAATTGGTTGGTAATCTCAACGGGTTCTATTCCCGACGAATAAACATTCAGCATCGGCTGGTATATTCTGTTGATCCGAATCAACATGTCGTGCATGTTCTCAGGATGTGGTCACATTATGAATAACCGTTTGTGATTTCCCCGAACAGGCATTCCCGGTGTTGCACGCAGATGGTGACGAAATAGGCCCCGGCCTGCGAATAATCGTAATTGCGCAGACAGATAGAACGGCGGTGGTAGATGGCGGGTTCATTCATGATTCATGCGATGCGGCATGGGTGGGACGTTGTAAGGGCACGGCATGCCGTGTCCCTACGGCCCGTGAATAATCGTCATTACGCAGGCACGTAGGTCTTGATTGAGTACAACGAAATCAGACAATCCGAGCAAAGAACCGTCTGCTTTCGTTGCACTCAAGCGGGCCTACCCGGCTACGTCCCCTATTTCCCTATTTCCACAGCTGCGGGTTCAATGTCATAAGGCAGGATGAAGAACTTGAGAAGGAAGCGGCCTAACGCGTTTCCAATCTGTCGATGCATGTTCCGCATTCCAAAGGTCAATATTCTGCTGAAGATTGAGCCACAACTTCGGTGTGGTATCAAATGCCCGTGCCAATCGCAGAGCCATATCAGGGGTTATTGAACTCTTTTCATTTAATATTCTGGAAAGCGTCTTACGGGAAACCCCCAAGTTTGTGGACATTTCCGTAACACTGATCTCTAAAGGAACAAGATAATCTTCCTTTAAAATATTACCTGGATGGGTTGGTTTTCTTTTTACTTTATCCATGACATTACCTCTCAATGATAATCAGCATAATTGACGATATATGCGTCACCATCTCTAAATTCAAAAAATATACGCCAATTCCCTGAAACACGAACCGAGTATTGTCCTTTCAACGTACCGCTCAACTGATGAAGAAATGAACCGGGATAATTCATATCTTTAATATTTTCAGCAGCGTTTAATCGGTCTAAAATCCTGGCAATTTTGAGAGCTTGTT includes:
- a CDS encoding type II toxin-antitoxin system Phd/YefM family antitoxin: MRETTANRFRQRLKPEVDRCIADHEALRVTRRNGENFIVLGEEDWYAMAETVYLNQVPGLAESIQDAAREPLENGTPLEELEW
- a CDS encoding Txe/YoeB family addiction module toxin; its protein translation is MVKWKVILSSQAVKDTKKLRRAGLRPKAEFLLQLLQEDPFIRYPAYKKLVGNLNGFYSRRINIQHRLVYSVDPNQHVVHVLRMWSHYE
- a CDS encoding HigA family addiction module antitoxin, with the translated sequence MDKVKRKPTHPGNILKEDYLVPLEISVTEMSTNLGVSRKTLSRILNEKSSITPDMALRLARAFDTTPKLWLNLQQNIDLWNAEHASTDWKRVRPLPSQVLHPAL
- a CDS encoding type II toxin-antitoxin system RelE/ParE family toxin translates to MIKSFKHKGLENFFYSGKKKGIRPEQALKIARILDRLNAAENIKDMNYPGSFLHQLSGTLKGQYSVRVSGNWRIFFEFRDGDAYIVNYADYH